The stretch of DNA CCGCGCTGGTGCCGCGCGGGGTAGAAACGGACGAAGTAGTGGTGGGCCGAAGGTGCAGCCGGAGGTCCCGGCCCAGCATCTGGACTGCCCCTCCGGACGCGTTGTCCCACTCCCAGTGCTGGGCGTCGGCAAGGGTGGTGATGCCGAGGTCCTCCAGGGCCGGCGTGCCGGAGCCCAGAAGCGTCGGGGCGAGGTAGACGATGAGCTCGTCCACCAGCCCGGCGGTGAGGAAGGCGCTGAGGATCCGGGAGCCGCCCTCGACCATGAGATGGCGAACGCCGGCCGCGAACAATTCCTCGAGCGCCTCGCGGGGATCGCGGGTCGGCAGGTGCAGTACCTTGCCGTCGTCGCCGTTGATCGCGGCATCGGCGGGAATGCCCCGGTAGCCCATAACCGCGCGCAGTGGCTGTTTGGGAGCCGGATCGCCGTCGGCGTTGCGGGCGGTGAGCCGCGGGTTGTCGACCAGGACCGTTTGCGTCCCGACCAGGATGGCATCGATCCGGCCACGCAGGGCGTGGTTGTCCGCCAATGATTCCGGGCTGGAGATCCACTGGCTGGTGCCGTCCGGGGCGGCGATCCGGCTGTCGAGGGTCTGCGCGATGTGCAGCGTGACGAAGGGCCGTTTGGCGGCTACCGCGTCGA from Arthrobacter sp. B3I9 encodes:
- the ribD gene encoding bifunctional diaminohydroxyphosphoribosylaminopyrimidine deaminase/5-amino-6-(5-phosphoribosylamino)uracil reductase RibD, with translation MSVQQGAEQTAGADLTGAGFSNTEIAAMDAALEAALQGPRGANPLVGAVVMAADGTHLVTGYHRGAGTAHAEVDAIAQAAAVGHDLTGTTMLVTLEPCNHCGRTGPCAQAIIDAGITDVIYAVDDPHDPAAGGAATLRAAGVRVRSGLGAVAALDLNRRWFDAVAAKRPFVTLHIAQTLDSRIAAPDGTSQWISSPESLADNHALRGRIDAILVGTQTVLVDNPRLTARNADGDPAPKQPLRAVMGYRGIPADAAINGDDGKVLHLPTRDPREALEELFAAGVRHLMVEGGSRILSAFLTAGLVDELIVYLAPTLLGSGTPALEDLGITTLADAQHWEWDNASGGAVQMLGRDLRLHLRPTTTSSVSTPRGTSADTAAGGN